A single window of Methylacidimicrobium sp. AP8 DNA harbors:
- a CDS encoding roadblock/LC7 domain-containing protein — protein MALADELNAVLGRMRAAVPELSAALVATTDGLPVAHSLNSGDANRLAAMAATALGLGRRICETFGGGEFRETSVSGDQGQMYIYSAGPKAVLGVVARVGANVGLIHLEARDAASEVARILQQR, from the coding sequence ATGGCTCTTGCCGATGAATTGAATGCTGTTTTGGGCCGGATGCGCGCCGCGGTGCCGGAGTTGAGCGCGGCGCTGGTGGCTACCACCGACGGGTTGCCCGTTGCCCACTCGCTGAACTCCGGGGACGCGAACCGACTGGCGGCCATGGCGGCGACCGCCCTGGGCCTCGGGCGGCGCATCTGCGAGACCTTCGGAGGCGGCGAGTTCCGGGAGACGAGCGTTTCCGGGGATCAAGGACAGATGTATATCTATTCGGCCGGTCCCAAGGCGGTGTTGGGAGTCGTCGCCCGGGTCGGCGCCAACGTGGGGCTCATTCATCTGGAAGCACGCGATGCGGCTTCCGAGGTCGCCCGGATTCTGCAGCAGCGATAG
- a CDS encoding ATP/GTP-binding protein, whose protein sequence is MNETAIKILVAGPSGAGKTTLIRTLSQSPVVNTDVPCSTANRATTVAMDFGQLHLDRYAIHLFGAPGQDRFDFAWEILLEGCLGLLLLVSGKDAAQFPQARRIYDFLISRNPVPLVLGITHQDHPNCWKCKEVASYLDLDPAAVVPIDATNLESATELLVRLFELIDGG, encoded by the coding sequence ATGAATGAAACCGCAATCAAGATCCTCGTAGCCGGACCGTCGGGTGCCGGCAAGACCACCCTCATCCGGACTCTCAGCCAGTCTCCGGTCGTGAACACCGACGTCCCCTGCTCGACAGCGAATCGCGCGACCACCGTGGCCATGGATTTCGGCCAGCTCCACTTGGACCGATATGCCATCCACCTGTTCGGCGCTCCCGGTCAGGACCGGTTCGACTTTGCGTGGGAAATCCTCCTTGAGGGCTGCTTGGGATTGCTCCTACTCGTTTCCGGAAAGGATGCCGCGCAGTTTCCGCAAGCTCGTCGCATCTATGACTTTTTGATCTCGCGGAATCCGGTCCCTCTGGTCCTGGGAATTACGCATCAGGATCATCCGAACTGCTGGAAGTGCAAGGAGGTGGCCTCCTACTTGGATCTGGATCCGGCGGCGGTCGTGCCGATTGATGCTACCAATCTCGAGAGCGCTACCGAGCTGCTGGTGCGCCTTTTCGAATTGATCGATGGCGGGTGA
- a CDS encoding DUF4388 domain-containing protein, whose translation MPLSGTLKELPFPELLRLLRDQTGNLQILDKTAGDHFSFGFSAGKLVSAFESGLPIPDALALHAVIRRLSDNESAAFDFEEARAGELPGPLSIPVDRILLSALAAIASPERYARYFPHPGTRFRAGAEVMPWLTEDLLAFWVGAERLFRSGTSGDEIADALGLPLRQVLLDLFKLRLLGVIVPVRAVSPPAAAGSPERALPASEPLPVPADPLPAEVTPAPVRELVPPPPCPPPAPAASPPHPAQTPEISQQPKAPRPGLLARMAAGLRKILEKMYE comes from the coding sequence ATGCCTCTCTCCGGCACTCTGAAGGAACTGCCGTTCCCCGAACTTCTGCGTCTGCTGCGCGATCAAACCGGAAATCTCCAGATTCTCGACAAGACCGCCGGTGATCATTTCTCGTTCGGCTTCTCGGCGGGGAAGCTCGTTTCCGCCTTCGAGAGCGGGCTGCCCATCCCGGATGCTCTTGCGCTCCACGCGGTAATCCGGCGGCTTTCGGACAACGAATCGGCCGCCTTCGACTTCGAAGAGGCTCGCGCGGGCGAACTCCCCGGCCCGCTGAGCATTCCCGTCGACCGCATCCTTTTGTCCGCCTTGGCTGCGATCGCTTCTCCGGAGCGATACGCTCGCTATTTCCCGCATCCGGGCACCCGCTTCCGCGCCGGGGCCGAAGTCATGCCGTGGCTGACCGAAGACCTGCTCGCCTTCTGGGTCGGCGCGGAACGGCTCTTTCGTTCCGGGACCTCGGGCGACGAGATCGCCGACGCGCTGGGTCTGCCGTTGCGGCAAGTGCTTCTTGATCTTTTCAAGCTGCGCCTCCTGGGCGTCATCGTCCCGGTGCGAGCGGTCTCGCCGCCGGCGGCCGCGGGCTCTCCGGAGCGCGCGCTTCCCGCCTCCGAGCCTCTCCCCGTTCCGGCCGATCCCCTGCCGGCCGAGGTGACGCCGGCGCCGGTTCGCGAGCTGGTTCCGCCGCCGCCCTGCCCTCCTCCGGCACCGGCCGCCTCGCCTCCTCATCCGGCGCAGACGCCGGAGATCTCGCAACAGCCCAAAGCACCCCGACCGGGGCTGCTGGCGCGGATGGCGGCCGGACTGCGGAAGATCCTCGAAAAGATGTATGAATGA
- the nadC gene encoding carboxylating nicotinate-nucleotide diphosphorylase produces the protein MDHLLGEEARRIVRRALEEDLSQGDATSSGFLPKGLFCRAEIFAKENGIVCGLPVVRVVFREVSSGDLQVESRCEEGAYVQAGTTVLSVSGPAAEILAGERTALNFLQHLSGVASLTRTFLEKIQGTDVQLLDTRKTLPGLRSLEKYAVRCAGGANHRFSLGDHVLLKGNHLALLKTAFPDSWTTELGLRAEKIRRLRPLVRIEVEAQSLEEVAELRFLPLDLLLLDNMGIEEIRRAVELVDGRMRLEASGGITLENVRGVAETGIDFISVGALTHSAKAMDFSLRVTL, from the coding sequence ATGGATCATCTTCTCGGGGAAGAGGCCCGCCGGATCGTGCGCCGGGCGCTGGAAGAGGACTTGAGCCAAGGAGACGCAACCTCGAGCGGTTTTCTTCCGAAAGGGCTCTTTTGCCGGGCGGAGATTTTCGCCAAGGAGAACGGGATCGTCTGTGGGCTGCCGGTGGTGCGGGTGGTTTTCCGAGAGGTCTCCTCCGGCGATCTGCAGGTCGAATCGCGATGCGAGGAGGGCGCCTATGTCCAGGCCGGCACGACCGTCCTATCGGTATCCGGCCCGGCTGCCGAGATCCTCGCCGGGGAACGGACCGCGCTCAACTTCCTCCAACATCTCTCCGGCGTCGCCAGCCTCACGCGGACCTTCCTCGAGAAGATTCAGGGGACGGACGTTCAGCTTTTGGACACAAGAAAAACCCTACCGGGCTTGCGATCGTTGGAAAAGTACGCGGTCCGTTGCGCGGGAGGCGCAAACCATCGCTTTTCGCTCGGGGATCACGTTCTCCTGAAGGGAAACCACTTGGCCCTGCTCAAGACCGCTTTCCCCGACTCATGGACGACGGAGCTAGGCTTGCGGGCGGAAAAGATCCGCCGCCTGCGGCCGCTCGTCCGGATCGAAGTGGAGGCGCAAAGCCTGGAAGAGGTAGCAGAGCTGCGTTTCCTTCCTCTGGATCTCTTGTTGCTCGACAACATGGGCATCGAAGAGATCCGCCGGGCGGTCGAGCTGGTCGACGGGCGTATGCGGCTCGAAGCTTCCGGCGGAATCACCTTGGAGAACGTTCGCGGCGTCGCGGAAACCGGAATCGATTTTATTTCGGTCGGAGCGCTGACGCACAGTGCCAAGGCGATGGATTTTTCCCTGCGGGTTACTCTATAG
- the thrB gene encoding homoserine kinase, which produces MHSPTRQLVIHRRGPIECRVRVPATTTNFGPGFDTFGAALRLYNWTTLRIGGEASPGGLPRMVQEAAEAFAQEAGVRLPAFDWKISGDVPSARGLGSSATVRVGVLVGLNEIAGRPIPPERLIALGSALEGHPDNVCAALLGGFTIASDGGRTRVPLGKRLEFVAFIPESEMETEWARSVLPHTIPLRDAVWNLQRASRIAACVCLRRYEELTGLFEDRWHQPARVKRIAAWNRMRESAYGAGAVGFYLSGAGSTLMALATSRGADVAAAMARAAAEAGLKGSCLRIQGENRGAKAWLRTPRLLTPGGQKHGS; this is translated from the coding sequence ATGCATTCTCCAACCCGGCAACTCGTCATCCACCGCAGAGGGCCGATCGAATGCCGTGTCCGAGTGCCCGCGACGACCACCAATTTCGGTCCGGGCTTCGATACGTTCGGGGCCGCGTTGCGCTTGTACAACTGGACAACGCTCCGAATCGGAGGCGAGGCGTCCCCCGGGGGCCTACCTCGCATGGTACAAGAGGCGGCGGAGGCGTTCGCCCAAGAGGCGGGCGTACGCCTGCCCGCCTTCGATTGGAAGATTTCCGGAGATGTCCCCAGCGCCAGAGGCTTGGGGAGCAGCGCGACCGTGCGGGTAGGGGTGCTGGTGGGGTTGAACGAGATCGCCGGCCGGCCCATTCCGCCCGAGCGGCTGATCGCGCTCGGCAGCGCGCTCGAGGGCCATCCGGACAACGTGTGCGCGGCTCTTCTCGGAGGGTTTACGATCGCCAGCGACGGCGGGCGGACCCGCGTGCCGCTCGGGAAGCGGCTCGAGTTCGTGGCCTTCATTCCGGAATCGGAGATGGAAACCGAATGGGCCCGTTCTGTCCTTCCCCACACCATCCCGCTACGAGACGCGGTCTGGAATCTGCAACGCGCCTCCCGGATCGCCGCCTGCGTCTGCTTGCGCCGATACGAAGAGCTGACGGGGCTCTTCGAAGACCGTTGGCATCAACCCGCACGGGTCAAGCGGATCGCGGCGTGGAACCGGATGCGGGAGAGCGCCTACGGAGCCGGAGCGGTCGGATTTTACCTCAGCGGAGCCGGTTCGACCCTAATGGCGTTGGCAACGAGTCGGGGAGCCGATGTGGCCGCAGCGATGGCGCGGGCCGCGGCCGAGGCCGGGCTCAAAGGGAGTTGTCTGCGGATCCAGGGGGAAAATCGAGGGGCAAAGGCGTGGTTGCGGACTCCCAGGCTCCTCACGCCGGGAGGGCAGAAGCATGGTTCTTAG
- a CDS encoding cytochrome C, translated as MVLRRSLRLGLILGAVGILSWEAAVAQDEEFLRQLPEEPAEPANVEKERPGEKGPGDRTGERIQHGKYLVEAVALCGECHTPRNERGELLRDKWLQGGVVPGLNAENAGSLALNAPPIAGLPEGWSQADMVQFLETGMTPAGKYSRPPMPPYRMSHADALAITLYLQGLKSNQPAPQAAAPP; from the coding sequence ATGGTTCTTAGGCGATCGCTTCGTCTCGGCCTGATTTTGGGAGCGGTCGGCATTCTTTCTTGGGAAGCCGCCGTAGCGCAAGACGAGGAGTTTTTGCGGCAGTTGCCGGAGGAACCGGCGGAGCCGGCCAACGTAGAAAAGGAGCGGCCGGGGGAAAAGGGGCCGGGGGATCGAACCGGAGAGCGCATTCAGCATGGGAAATATCTCGTTGAGGCGGTAGCCCTTTGCGGGGAGTGCCACACCCCCCGCAACGAGCGGGGGGAGTTGTTGCGGGACAAGTGGTTGCAAGGAGGGGTGGTCCCGGGGCTGAATGCGGAAAATGCGGGATCGCTTGCGCTGAACGCTCCCCCCATCGCGGGCCTCCCGGAGGGATGGAGCCAGGCGGATATGGTTCAATTCCTTGAGACCGGCATGACACCGGCCGGCAAATATTCGCGGCCGCCGATGCCGCCCTACCGGATGAGCCATGCGGACGCCCTGGCCATCACGCTCTACTTGCAAGGGCTCAAAAGCAACCAGCCGGCTCCGCAGGCCGCCGCTCCTCCGTAG
- a CDS encoding histone deacetylase, with protein sequence MPPPTLLITHPDFARHPTPRGHPESPERISATLPRLRASLPKSIRWVEPAPGARELLRSVHTEALIRRIENASRDGLVLLDEGDTYAGAHSFDVALLAVGAATTAVDLVASGEAANAFALVRPPGHHARPGAPMGFCLFNTVAIAARYAQKQHGCRRILILDWDLHHGNGTQEIFEADSSVFFISLHQYPFYPGTGSAAERGKAGGEGFTLNLPMKAGSVDAEYRAAFEEKVVPAADAFRPDFVLVSAGFDAHRDDPLGDLRLSEEGFAEMTARIRGVAERHCGGKLVSVLEGGYNIDALGRSIHAHLCALAHR encoded by the coding sequence ATGCCACCTCCCACCCTGCTCATCACTCATCCCGACTTCGCGCGGCACCCCACCCCGCGCGGCCATCCCGAGAGTCCCGAGCGGATCTCGGCAACGCTCCCCCGGTTGCGCGCATCCCTTCCCAAGAGCATCCGCTGGGTCGAGCCTGCGCCGGGGGCGCGGGAGCTGCTCCGATCCGTCCATACCGAGGCCCTGATCCGCCGGATCGAAAATGCCTCGCGCGACGGGCTGGTGCTTCTCGATGAGGGGGATACGTATGCGGGGGCGCATTCGTTTGACGTCGCTCTGTTGGCGGTCGGGGCGGCCACGACGGCCGTCGACCTGGTCGCTTCCGGAGAAGCAGCGAACGCCTTCGCGCTCGTCCGTCCGCCCGGCCACCACGCGCGACCCGGCGCTCCCATGGGGTTCTGCCTCTTCAATACCGTTGCGATCGCAGCTCGGTACGCTCAGAAGCAGCATGGCTGTCGGCGTATCCTGATTCTCGACTGGGATCTTCACCATGGGAACGGCACGCAGGAGATCTTCGAGGCGGACTCCTCCGTTTTTTTCATCAGCCTTCATCAATATCCGTTCTACCCCGGTACCGGCAGCGCGGCCGAACGAGGCAAAGCGGGCGGGGAAGGCTTTACGCTGAACCTGCCCATGAAGGCCGGATCGGTTGACGCCGAGTACAGGGCGGCCTTCGAGGAGAAGGTTGTCCCCGCCGCCGACGCGTTCCGGCCCGACTTCGTTCTCGTCTCGGCGGGATTCGATGCGCACCGGGACGACCCTTTGGGGGATCTTCGCCTCAGTGAAGAGGGGTTTGCGGAAATGACCGCCCGCATCCGAGGCGTCGCCGAACGGCACTGCGGCGGCAAGCTGGTTTCCGTTTTGGAAGGAGGGTACAACATCGATGCCCTAGGCCGCTCCATCCACGCGCACCTTTGCGCCTTGGCGCATCGATAA
- a CDS encoding menaquinone biosynthesis family protein, with translation MTQREVRLGHSPDSDDAFLFCALVTGKLSGGTLRFRQEVTDIESLNELARKGAIDLTAISIHAYGFLRQAYWLLPCGGSMGEGYGPRVVSARSMGPAELARARIAIPGLRTSAVLALSLYLGLRPEQLRLEVCPFDRILEAVRSGEVQAGLVIHEGQLTYADGGLCLCVDLGRWWKEETGLPLPLGGNALRKDLGVDIARECTRLLRESIRWGLDHRSEALEYAARFSRGLSPERVDEFVGMYANERTFDYGPDGRRAIEEFLRRGRMLGMLPSGVGVDWAPE, from the coding sequence ATGACACAAAGAGAAGTCCGCCTCGGCCATTCCCCGGATTCAGACGATGCTTTCCTGTTTTGCGCCTTGGTAACCGGAAAGCTCTCCGGCGGGACTCTCCGCTTCCGCCAGGAAGTGACGGACATTGAAAGCCTCAATGAGCTGGCGAGGAAGGGGGCGATCGATCTGACCGCGATCTCCATTCACGCCTACGGGTTTCTGCGGCAGGCCTACTGGCTGCTGCCGTGCGGTGGAAGCATGGGCGAGGGCTACGGGCCCCGGGTTGTCTCGGCGCGCTCAATGGGTCCGGCGGAGTTGGCCCGCGCCCGCATCGCGATTCCCGGGCTGCGGACGAGCGCGGTGTTGGCCTTAAGCCTCTATCTTGGACTTCGTCCCGAGCAGCTTCGCCTGGAAGTCTGTCCCTTTGATCGCATTCTGGAAGCCGTGCGCTCGGGAGAGGTGCAGGCGGGCCTGGTGATCCACGAAGGGCAGCTTACCTATGCGGACGGCGGCCTCTGCCTTTGCGTCGATCTCGGCCGCTGGTGGAAAGAAGAGACGGGGCTCCCCCTCCCATTGGGCGGCAACGCCCTGCGCAAAGACCTGGGCGTCGATATCGCCCGGGAATGCACGCGGCTGCTCCGGGAGAGCATCCGGTGGGGCCTGGACCACCGGAGCGAGGCCTTGGAGTATGCGGCCCGCTTTTCTCGAGGACTGAGCCCGGAGAGGGTCGACGAGTTTGTCGGCATGTACGCGAATGAACGCACCTTCGACTACGGCCCCGACGGTCGGCGGGCGATTGAAGAGTTTTTACGGCGGGGCCGGATGTTGGGAATGTTGCCCTCCGGCGTCGGCGTCGATTGGGCGCCGGAATAG
- a CDS encoding thiazole synthase, with protein sequence MPDRRDRWTRMNDQQERLRIAGREFTSRLLIGTGKFGSHALMAEALEASGTEILTVALRRAEIGEVRPEENILSYLDPQRYLIVPNTSGAANAEEAVRLARLGAAAGMSRWVKLEIHPESRYLLPDPVETLLAAEQLVREGFVVLAYINADPVLAKRLEEVGVGAVMPLGSPIGSMRGLETRAQLEIIIEQASIPVIIDAGLGAPSHAAAAMEIGADGVLVNTAIAVADDPCALARAFRMAVEAGRIAYRSGRPQRHSRAVPTSPLTAFL encoded by the coding sequence ATGCCGGATCGAAGGGACCGGTGGACGCGGATGAATGACCAGCAGGAACGACTCCGTATTGCAGGCCGGGAGTTTACTTCCCGTCTGCTGATCGGCACCGGAAAATTCGGTTCTCACGCGCTCATGGCGGAGGCCCTGGAGGCGAGTGGGACCGAAATCTTGACCGTGGCATTGCGCCGGGCGGAAATTGGGGAGGTCCGCCCGGAAGAGAACATTCTCTCTTACCTTGATCCGCAGCGATACCTGATCGTGCCGAACACGAGCGGGGCTGCCAATGCGGAAGAGGCGGTGCGGTTGGCTCGTCTGGGCGCCGCTGCCGGAATGTCGCGCTGGGTGAAGCTCGAGATCCACCCGGAGAGCCGCTATCTCCTGCCGGATCCCGTGGAAACCCTGCTGGCGGCCGAACAGCTTGTGCGCGAGGGTTTCGTTGTTCTCGCCTACATCAATGCCGATCCGGTGTTGGCGAAGCGGCTGGAGGAGGTGGGCGTCGGGGCGGTCATGCCGCTGGGTTCCCCGATCGGCTCGATGCGGGGCTTGGAGACCCGGGCACAACTCGAGATCATCATCGAGCAGGCGAGCATCCCCGTGATCATCGATGCGGGGCTGGGCGCCCCATCCCATGCGGCCGCCGCCATGGAGATCGGAGCCGACGGAGTGCTGGTGAACACGGCGATCGCTGTCGCCGACGACCCGTGTGCCCTGGCACGCGCTTTTCGAATGGCCGTCGAAGCCGGGCGGATCGCCTACCGCTCCGGCCGGCCACAGCGGCACTCCCGAGCGGTTCCAACCAGTCCTCTTACCGCCTTTCTCTGA
- a CDS encoding YihY/virulence factor BrkB family protein, whose amino-acid sequence MLPKNGRALPSFLFPHSGTRTHGPLPGKVRRRIRRVFLRAQFLLADAWKGWLRHKAPKMGAALACYTIFSIAPMILLLLSFTSILFSRKEAQSYLTQALHDLGGTPMASAVQMILATAWPPHPGTPAALTATISLLFGASGVFVELRDSLNTIWGVTERAEGPLLALIWDRAVSFAMVAVVGMLLLVAPLAVTTMDAFSEPLASAFSWYPAFYDVARVLTSFLVVVLLFAVLFRVLPQGPVTWKEAFFGGIGTALLFEVGRSGLNFFMSHSSIASLYGAVGSLLVLLLWIYYSAQIFFLGAELTRAYAYRFGSGRATHRRHPT is encoded by the coding sequence ATGCTGCCTAAAAACGGGCGCGCCCTGCCCTCCTTCCTCTTTCCGCACTCCGGCACCCGCACCCACGGTCCTCTCCCGGGAAAGGTGCGGCGGCGGATACGCCGCGTTTTTCTTCGTGCTCAGTTCCTCCTCGCGGACGCGTGGAAGGGCTGGCTTCGGCATAAAGCTCCCAAGATGGGGGCGGCACTCGCCTGCTATACGATCTTTTCGATCGCCCCGATGATCCTTCTCCTTCTTTCGTTCACGAGCATTCTCTTCAGTAGGAAAGAGGCGCAGTCTTATCTTACGCAAGCGCTCCACGATCTCGGCGGAACTCCCATGGCATCGGCCGTGCAGATGATTCTGGCGACCGCTTGGCCGCCTCATCCCGGTACGCCTGCCGCCTTGACGGCAACCATTTCTCTGCTCTTCGGCGCTTCGGGCGTTTTCGTGGAGCTGCGGGATTCCCTCAACACGATCTGGGGGGTGACGGAAAGGGCGGAAGGACCTCTTCTCGCGCTAATCTGGGATCGAGCGGTCTCTTTCGCCATGGTCGCGGTAGTAGGCATGCTTCTGCTCGTCGCCCCGCTTGCGGTCACGACCATGGATGCTTTCTCTGAGCCGCTGGCGAGCGCCTTTTCCTGGTATCCCGCGTTCTACGATGTTGCTCGCGTGCTGACGTCGTTCCTGGTCGTGGTGCTCCTCTTCGCTGTTCTCTTTCGTGTGCTGCCGCAGGGACCGGTCACCTGGAAAGAGGCATTTTTCGGAGGGATCGGCACCGCTCTCTTGTTTGAGGTGGGGCGCTCGGGCCTGAACTTCTTCATGAGTCATAGTTCGATCGCCTCGCTTTACGGTGCCGTCGGTTCTCTTCTTGTCCTGCTCCTCTGGATCTACTATTCGGCCCAGATTTTCTTCCTCGGCGCGGAGCTGACCCGGGCCTATGCGTATCGCTTCGGTTCGGGCCGCGCTACACACCGTCGCCACCCGACCTGA
- the dnaB gene encoding replicative DNA helicase, with translation MSQPSATGKLPPPDSALPAALYSAEAERAVLGSLLVHPELVLNQAFETLSSDDFFVPAHRVLFDLLRSMDARHQAIDVLTVHQNLVDSNLAAQVGSPAILAELATSFSSHLNIGTYIQLVKDKSLLRHLHQACCSIVQRIVDEPQPTSAVLDHAEREIFRVTNLSLTRSSVPVSIELRRALELVDSFHRRKGKLFGIPTGFYELDMLTTGWQKGDMVVLAARPGVGKTALGLTFARQAIRQRYDVEKDAWVQPGHAVGFFSLEMTNPQIMLRLLASVASESLQKIRRGELDDSALEKLRRISADAQEWPLYLDDSSGLTIHQLRAKARRMKDQYKIELLIVDYLQLLRSDSPQARENRQVEIAEISRGLKALAKELDIPVIVLAQLNRRVEEGKAEPALHHLRESGAIEQDADVVLLLHRPDSEEEVSPAEIPYTLHVAKQRNGPTDKIDIRFNALYTRFEDPLRHSG, from the coding sequence GTGTCCCAACCCAGCGCGACCGGCAAGCTGCCTCCGCCGGACTCGGCCCTCCCTGCCGCCCTCTATAGCGCCGAAGCGGAGCGCGCCGTTCTCGGCTCGCTGCTTGTGCACCCGGAGCTCGTGCTCAATCAAGCTTTCGAGACTCTATCATCCGACGATTTCTTCGTCCCCGCCCACCGCGTGCTCTTCGACCTCCTTCGATCGATGGACGCGCGCCACCAGGCGATCGATGTGCTTACTGTTCATCAAAACCTCGTCGACAGCAATCTGGCGGCCCAGGTAGGCAGTCCCGCGATCCTCGCCGAGCTGGCCACGTCCTTTTCGAGCCATCTCAACATTGGCACCTACATCCAGCTGGTCAAAGACAAAAGCCTTCTTCGCCACCTCCATCAAGCCTGCTGCAGCATCGTCCAGCGCATCGTCGACGAACCCCAGCCGACGAGTGCGGTGCTCGACCATGCCGAGCGGGAGATCTTTCGCGTGACAAACCTCTCGCTGACCCGTTCGAGCGTTCCGGTCTCCATCGAACTTCGCCGCGCCCTCGAGCTTGTCGACTCCTTCCATCGGCGCAAGGGGAAGCTCTTCGGTATCCCGACGGGCTTTTACGAGCTCGATATGCTGACGACAGGCTGGCAGAAAGGGGACATGGTGGTTTTGGCCGCTCGGCCCGGAGTTGGGAAGACCGCTCTCGGCCTTACCTTCGCGCGGCAGGCGATTCGTCAACGATACGACGTCGAAAAGGATGCCTGGGTGCAGCCCGGGCACGCGGTCGGGTTCTTTTCTCTCGAAATGACTAATCCGCAGATCATGCTCCGCCTCCTCGCTTCCGTGGCCAGCGAAAGCCTCCAGAAGATCCGGCGCGGCGAGCTTGACGATTCCGCGCTCGAGAAGCTGCGTCGCATCTCGGCCGACGCCCAGGAATGGCCCCTCTATCTAGATGACTCGAGCGGCCTGACCATCCACCAGCTTCGCGCGAAGGCACGCCGGATGAAGGATCAATACAAGATCGAGCTGCTGATCGTCGACTATCTCCAGCTTCTCCGGTCGGATTCGCCTCAGGCGAGGGAGAATCGCCAAGTCGAGATTGCGGAGATTTCGCGGGGCCTCAAGGCGCTAGCCAAGGAGCTCGACATCCCGGTAATCGTCCTTGCTCAGCTCAACCGGCGGGTGGAAGAGGGCAAGGCGGAGCCGGCGCTCCACCACCTCCGCGAGTCCGGTGCGATCGAGCAGGACGCGGATGTGGTCTTGCTGCTCCATCGTCCCGATTCCGAAGAGGAGGTTTCTCCCGCGGAAATTCCCTATACGCTCCACGTGGCCAAACAGAGAAACGGGCCGACCGACAAGATCGACATTCGTTTCAATGCGCTCTACACCCGATTCGAAGATCCTCTCCGCCATAGCGGCTAG